The Plutella xylostella chromosome 30, ilPluXylo3.1, whole genome shotgun sequence genome contains a region encoding:
- the LOC105395530 gene encoding fatty acyl-CoA reductase wat, with protein MLSRMRAVRGAGARGGAGAARLYGGAGVLVTGGTGFLGRQLLEKLLRACNGIKKIYLLTRVKKGKSMEERLKEQMQDPVYDELRKTHPDFESKIEPIEGDITELRLGIKDEDWKKIADEITVIFHGAATVRFDEPLKVAVLTNVRSVREIIALGRECANLKSLVYYSTAYAHCNRQEIRETFYDCAVSPSAIIDFVETVDEKKIAAMEPILIEGWPNTYTYSKAIAEETLRTMGAGLPICVVRPAIVSPAIREPSPGWVDVSNCNGPSGVILGVGMGIIHTMLAKSDIHMDIVPVDCVNNLAIAASWETARRHALGEKDIQIYTLSRHRNHLTWEFLQNFCETKARKLISPAAVWYAYSLTTSSQLIYQLLTLFLHFIPAVLIDAVLIVLGKQLRLTRLYKRVYKINAIFLKHFVFHSWTNYDDNTLQLYNSLSEDDKQIFDFDIAKIDSDEFMSIWCLGLRKYIIKDNLQGTEKAIKRQAVLKVVNALVLVLYSFMLWKMFLLMFSGLKYLGTGLFLCVGSFFVTLCP; from the exons ATGCTGTCCCGCATGAGGGCAgtgcggggggcgggggcgcgcgggggcgcgggggcggcgcggctgTACGGCGGCGCCGGCGTGCTCGTGACCGGGGGCACCGGGTTCCTGGGCCGCCAGCTGCTGGAGAAGCTGCTGAG GGCCTGCAATGGtataaagaaaatatactTGCTGACTCGAGTCAAGAAGGGAAAATCCATGGAGGAAAGGCTCAAGGAACAAATGCAAGATCCG GTATACGATGAGCTGCGCAAGACACACCCAGATTTCGAGAGTAAGATAGAACCCATCGAAGGAGACATAACGGAGCTACGCCTCGGCATCAAAGATGAAGACTGGAAGAAAATAGCCGATGAA ATAACAGTGATATTCCACGGCGCGGCGACGGTGCGCTTCGACGAGCCGCTGAAGGTGGCCGTGTTGACCAACGTGCGGTCTGTCCGGGAGATCATCGCTTTGGGGAGAGAGTGCGCGAATTTGAAGTCTTTG GTGTACTACTCAACAGCCTACGCGCACTGCAACCGCCAGGAGATCCGAGAGACGTTCTACGACTGCGCCGTGTCTCCGTCCGCCATCATAGACTTTGTGGAGACTGTCGACGAGAAGAAGATTGCGGCCATGGAACCCAT CCTCATCGAGGGTTGGCCGAACACATACACCTACTCGAAGGCGATCGCCGAGGAGACGCTCCGGACAATGGGCGCCGGGCTGCCGATTTGTGTTGTGAGACCTGCCATAG TGTCTCCTGCCATAAGAGAGCCGTCTCCTGGATGGGTAGACGTGAGCAACTGCAATGGACCAAGCGga GTGATCCTAGGCGTAGGAATGGGCATCATCCACACGATGCTGGCCAAAAGCGACATCCACATGGACATAGTGCCGGTGGACTGCGTCAACAACCTGGCCATAGCCGCGTCCTGGGAGACGGCCCGGAGACATGCGCTCGGAGAGAAAGACATTCAGATATACACGCTCTCACGGCACAGGAACCACTTGACCTGGG AATTCCTTCAAAACTTCTGCGAGACAAAGGCCCGCAAGCTCATCAGCCCGGCGGCCGTCTGGTACGCGTACTCGCTGACCACCTCCAGTCAGCTGATCTATCAGCTTCTGACACTGTTCCTGCACTTCATCCCGGCTGTACTGATAGATGCTGTGCTGATCGTGCTGGGGAAGCAGTTGAG gcTAACAAGACTCTACAAAAGAGTCTACAAAATAAACGCCATATTTCTCAAGCATTTCGTTTTTCACTCGTGGACGAACTATGATGACAACACCCTACAACTATACAATTCACTATCAGAGGATGATAAACAAATATTCGATTTTGATATAGCAAAAATTGATTCTGATGAGTTTATGTCTATTTGGTGTTTAGGACtacgtaagtacataattaaggACAATTTGCAAGGCACTGAGAAGGCTATCAAAAGACAAGCGGTTCTCAAAGTTGTAAATGCATTGGTCCTAGTTTTGTATTCTTTTATGCTttggaaaatgtttttgttgatGTTTTCGGGTTTAAAGTATTTAGGGACAGGTTTGTTTTTATGTGTAGGTAGTTTTTTTGTAACACTTTGCCCGTAA
- the LOC105387907 gene encoding uncharacterized protein LOC105387907, which produces MAERKKRKFEGEEANDIAIMMKDMFSKLSKEQNQRFHDLQSCINNLSEENSELVKSIELMNHKYDEFLSRITRLESERKTDKVIISQLEDRIETMERKARASGIEIRNIPKTSGETKNELCAIVKSLGKTLNVDIHDHDIRDIYRIKSKDSTNPIITEFSSVLKKEKILKASKDFNKNKSKGDKLNTSHFQIKTPVKPVFLSETLTYKAQRLFYLARDLQRNYNFAFCWTSHGVVYLRRDENSPQIRVTNETDLEGLRKE; this is translated from the coding sequence ATGGCGGAGCGTAAAAAAAGAAAGTTTGAGGGAGAGGAAGCGAACGACATAGCAATTATGATGAAAGACATGTTTAGTAAACTCTCTAAAGAGCAGAATCAACGTTTCCATGACTTGCAATCTTGTATAAACAACTTGAGTGAAGAAAATTCCGAATTAGTCAAAAGTATCGAACTCATGAATCATAAATATGACGAATTTTTGTCGCGGATTACTCGTCTCGAATCGGAAAGAAAAACTGATAAAGTCATCATATCTCAACTGGAAGACAGAATCGAGACTATGGAGCGTAAAGCACGAGCCTCGGGCATAGAGATCAGAAACATTCCGAAAACATCTGGAGAAACCAAAAATGAGCTCTGCGCTATAGTAAAGAGTCTAGGGAAAACCCTGAATGTCGACATCCATGATCATGATATAAGAGATATTTATAGGATTAAATCCAAAGACTCTACTAACCCAATTATCACTGAGTTCTCATCTGTCCTGAAAAAGGAGAAAATCCTCAAAGCGTCCAAGGACTTCAATAAAAACAAGAGTAAAGGAGATAAATTGAATACTAGccattttcaaataaaaactccGGTGAAACCAGTCTTCTTGTCTGAAACTCTTACCTACAAAGCGCAGAGATTGTTCTATCTGGCGAGAGATCTACAGAGAAACTACAACTTTGCCTTCTGCTGGACATCTCACGGCGTTGTGTACCTGAGACGAGACGAAAACAGCCCGCAAATTCGGGTCACTAACGAAACCGATCTTGAAGGCCTGCGTAAAGAATGA